Proteins encoded in a region of the Anopheles aquasalis chromosome 2, idAnoAquaMG_Q_19, whole genome shotgun sequence genome:
- the LOC126570223 gene encoding restin homolog isoform X1: METTDGDERTPASSTGCPEGKAPKQTALMGDEDGDGVLSQQLAGPALNQQLLDQLNGQFQKQLQLAEREQLDDGFKISVYADWVASLRTINTELVESLREMQDTCLERMQLMRASYLKDLVRFGPDIRLKRLETMGPAELSDNGTDRVVSLELSSNYPIIPSTDELLLREVDTKSREVSELRKALDDQRRLSDDREALVEQLRDLALERDKQLDEKAKELGVMQQRIDLLNMQLAKAKMSAAALTDNKSLISEITDHHDKITQLRQRLKEQEDNLREANVAIQFRDEVIAQQRQEIKVLTESTTSSAKEGEQEDDKTFDLQLSASRSFHSTISEDDSGLTTVEPLPIVSVSTDLFGTIQKQSETESQCVATLKRELADMHNQLHEYKRRALSVTPELTQGVTDQTFSRLRTVCAELLQSTGKFVCVPGGSPVETGRFEDVEHLITLLQDRCEALCRKLSEHASSTVDQDEGIGSGNTSRMGTLSELPAHQLSQQERQYAEAVVSAMAVRLEHMLGKENATSASESLSSFSLGLEDGCALQGLLEDLKKEIDTKERVLRDRQAELERSQEQLAGTERQLKHLQAKQSTFDSQRAALEDKILNLEQIVDDQGRIIMMLKSQNTNLQQQAEDLKETLHQYRDNLQKTSEEKVAIEDECKNQLVTISNLRVALEETKRSGSSSVNTLHEVVENLQLEVLLLSEQLNDAFKENIAKDNELDRYRDSNLQLRCQLAEMSRELGELRELSDTVNMRQELTEQRSRYFALLKNDVHQMQEQLNGVRSEIVSRQQDLGHLSFFREKCAEMERIHEVELCQQRTKHSNELKELRREIEHLSNQLADSVDSSKQHEQTVEQLATLQATILELGEHNKVLEKTIQSYQDSIVQLEQQLGGSEHRLSIMKQELDELRVRCTGQENKIGSLRTEKDRVATELSTHRRMCKCGFNNGTSSRERAKTPLSHSLQKQLDQKTREATRAQEELVQRCEDWKKREAEYVEHRILSTEQTTKLIEQLSELKGRNSILEQSMYAKSELLDRLQHNLRDVNRKLASKQEQLTEVERKYASAVDSLEKAQKDALVCEKRCMEELSNVRRCSMDQKNQLQQYETQIGRLRVEVNELMQRCEHITNERDEVRTEMHGLRERLASYEGKESALCEVVKANQDELAIKSTRLLELEETNLKLSSSLQQVQSLSEGLSKQYHHAQAELDQVREMSAKLMEFKQQTLTTKDLTRKSLAEWKEREACYNQEILRLKKRTEMLEQDRTKLVSKLHGYHRDNTLLSRKMQQQQQHLQQPPSRQHSPYDDNRRGINLTPLHQTFYPPEAYKLARSSSDPNCNESNELMQKVEFTSSQLQQIRKFWHQGIKEAFPTAEP; the protein is encoded by the exons aTCTCGGTGTATGCCGATTGGGTGGCCAGCCTGCGCACGATCAACACGGAACTGGTGGAGTCGCTGCGGGAGATGCAGGACACCTGTCTGGAGCGAATGCAGCTCATGCGCGCCAGTTATCTAAAGGATTTGGTGCGCTTCGGACCGGACATTCGCCTGAAGCGACTGGAGACGATGGGCCCGGCCGAACTGTCCGACAACGGCACCGATCGCGTGGTGTCGCTCGAGCTGTCCTCGAACTATCCGATCATACCATCCACAGATGAGCTTTTGCTCCGGGAAGTGGACACCAAGTCACG TGAAGTGAGTGAGTTGCGCAAGGCATTAGACGACCAACGGCGCCTCTCGGACGACCGGGAGGCACTGGTGGAGCAGCTACGTGATCTGGCCCTGGAACGAGACAAACAGCTGGACGAAAAGGCCAAAGAGTTGGGCGTGATGCAGCAGCGGATCGATTTACTAAACATGCAGTTAGCGAAGGCAAAAATG TCGGCGGCGGCCCTGACCGATAACAAAAGTCTCATTTCGGAGATAACCGATCATCACGATAAGATCACGCAGCTCAGGCAGCGGctgaaggagcaggaggacaACCTGCGTGAGGCTAACGTGGCGATACAGTTCCGGGATGAGGTGATCGCGCAACAGCGCCAGGAGATCAAAGTGTTAACCGAG AGTACAACTTCCTCGGCCAAGGAAGGTGAGCAGGAGGACGACAAAACGTTCGATCTTCAACTCTCTGCCAGCAGATCGTTCCATTCGACCATATCTGAAGATGATTCCGGCCTTACAACGGTGGAACCCTTGCCCATCGTCAGTGTTTCCACGGACCTGTTTGGCACGATACAGAAGCAAAGTGAAACCGAGTCCCAGTGTGTGGCAACGCTGAAACGGGAGCTGGCCGACATGCACAATCAGCTGCACGAATACAAACGACGAGCGCTCAGCGTTACACCGGAGCTGACGCAAGGAGTGACCGACCAGACATTTTCACGATTACGCACGGTCTGCGCGGAATTGCTCCAGAGTACTGGAAAGTTTGTTTGTGTCCCCGGTGGCAGTCCGGTGGAGACGGGACGGTTTGAGGACGTTGAACATTTGATCACACTGCTGCAAGATCGTTGTGAGGCACTGTGTCGGAAGCTATCTGAACACGCTAGCAGTACGGTAGATCAGGACGAAGGTATCGGCAGTGGGAACACGTCCCGGATGGGCACACTATCGGAGCTGCCGGCACACCAGCTTAGCCAGCAGGAGCGTCAGTATGCGGAAGCTGTCGTCAGTGCGATGGCTGTACGGCTGGAGCATATG TTGGGCAAGGAAAACGCCACCAGTGCGAGTGAATCGTTGAGCTCGTTCTCGCTCGGACTAGAGGACGGTTGTGCGCTACAGGGATTGCTTGAGGATCTTAAGAAAGAGATCGATACCAAGGAACGGGTGTTGCGTGATCGGCAGGCCGAGCTGGAGCGGTCACAAGAGCAGCTAGCCGGCACTGAAAGACAGTTGAAGCATTTGCAAGCGAAGCAGAGCACCTTCGACAGTCAAAGGGCTGCCCTCGAGGACAAG ATCTTGAACCTGGAGCAAATAGTAGACGATCAGGGCCGAATCATAATGATGTTGAAATCGCAAAACACCAATCTGCAGCAACAGGCAGAAGATCTCAAGGAAACG CTACACCAGTATCGGGATAATTTGCAGAAAACCAGCGAGGAGAAGGTCGCCATCGAGGACGAG TGCAAAAACCAGCTCGTCACGATCTCTAATCTGCGCGTTGCCCTagaggaaacgaaacgcaGCGGCAGCTCATCC GTCAATACGTTGCACGAGGTCGTCGAGAACTTGCAGCTCGAGGTGCTTCTGCTCAGTGAGCAGCTAAACGATGCGTTCAAGGAG AACATTGCCAAGGATAACGAGCTAGACCGGTACCGGGACTCTAATCTACAGCTTCGATGCCAGCTGGCCGAGATGAGCCGCGAGCTAGGGGAACTGCGTGAGCTGAGCGACACCGTTAACATGCGGCAGGAG CTAACCGAACAACGAAGCCGTTATTTTGCGCTGCTCAAAAATGATGTCCACCAGATGCAGGAACAGCTGAACGGCGTTCGAAGTGAGATCGTTTCGAGGCAGCAAGATCTAGGCCATCTAAGCTTCTTCCGGGAAAAGTGCGCCGAAATG GAGCGAATACACGAAGTGGAACTGTGCCAGCAACGCACCAAGCATTCCAACGAGCTGAAAGAGCTACGCCGTGAGATAGAGCATCTGAGCAACCAACTGGCCGATTCGGTGGACTCG AGTAAACAGCACGAGCAAACTGTGGAGCAGCTGGCAACGCTGCAAGCAACAATCTTGGAACTTGGTGAGCACAATAAGGTGCTGGAAAAGACAATACAATCATATCAGGATAGTATCGTGCAGCTGGAGCAACAGTTGGGCGGCTCCGAGCACCGGCTTTCGATCATGAAGCAAGAGCTGGATGAGCTACGGGTGCGCTGTACCGGACAGGAGAACAAAATTGGAAGTTTAAGAACGGAAAAGGACCGAGTGGCGACTGAGCTTAGTACGCACCGGAGGATGTGTAAATGCGGTTTCAACAACGGTACGAGCTCTCGTGAAAGG GCTAAGACGCCATTGTCACACTCGCTTCAGAAGCAGTTGGATCAGAAAACTAGGGAAGCTACGCGAGCACAGGAGGAGTTAGTGCAACGCTGCGAAGACTGGAAAAAGCGGGAAGCCGAATACGTGGAGCATCGAATTTTGTCTACAGAGCAGACGACCAAATTGATAGAGCAACTGAGCGAACTGAAGGGACGAAACAGCATTCTGGAGCAGTCGATGTACGCAAAGAGTGAGCTGCTCGATCGGTTGCAACATAACTTGCGCGATGTTAATCGGAAGTTAGCCTCGAAGCAGGAACAACTAACGGAGGTTGAGCGGAAATATGCCAG TGCAGTGGATTCACTCGAAAAAGCCCAAAAGGATGCGCTGGTGTGTGAGAAACGGTGTATGGAGGAGCTGAGCAATGTGCGCCGGTGTTCGATGGATCAAAAAAATCAGTTACAGCAGTACGAAACGCAGATCGGTCGCTTGCGAGTGGAAGTGAATGAACTAATGCAACGTTGTGAACACATTACCAATGAG CGCGATGAAGTACGCACCGAGATGCATGGTCTACGAGAACGGTTGGCATCGTACGAGGGCAAGGAAAGTGCCCTTTGTGAGGTGGTCAAAGCTAATCAGGATGAACTGGCAATCAAGTCGACGCGTTTATTG GAATTGGAAGAGACGAACCTAAAGCTGAGCTCTAGTTTGCAGCAAGTACAGAGCTTAAGTGAAGGTCTGAGTAAACAATACCACCACGCGCAGGCAGAGCTGGACCAGGTGCGAGAAATGTCGGCCAAGTTGATGGagttcaaacaacaaacgctGACTACGAAGGATCTTACCCGCAAGAGCTTGGCCGAGTGGAAGGAAAGAGAGGCCTGTTACAATCAGGAGATTCTGAGACTGAAGAAGCGCACTGAAATGCTGGAACAGGATCGAACGAAGTTGGTCAGCAAGCTGCATGGTTACCATCGTGACAACACATTGCTGAGTCGGAaaatgcaacaacagcagcagcacctacaGCAACCACCTTCTCGTCAGCATTCGCCTTACGACGATAATCGGAG aGGCATTAATCTGACGCCACTTCATCAAACGTTTTATCCACCGGAAGCATACAAACTAGCACGCTCCAGTAGCGACCCAAACTGCAACGAG TCGAACGAATTGATGCAGAAGGTGGAATTCACTAGTAGTCAGCTGCAGCAAATCAGGAAATTTTGGCACCAGGGTATCAAGGAAGCGTTTCCGACTGCAGAACCATGA
- the LOC126570223 gene encoding uncharacterized protein LOC126570223 isoform X2 — translation METTDGDERTPASSTGCPEGKAPKQTALMGDEDGDGVLSQQLAGPALNQQLLDQLNGQFQKQLQLAEREQLDDGFKSTTSSAKEGEQEDDKTFDLQLSASRSFHSTISEDDSGLTTVEPLPIVSVSTDLFGTIQKQSETESQCVATLKRELADMHNQLHEYKRRALSVTPELTQGVTDQTFSRLRTVCAELLQSTGKFVCVPGGSPVETGRFEDVEHLITLLQDRCEALCRKLSEHASSTVDQDEGIGSGNTSRMGTLSELPAHQLSQQERQYAEAVVSAMAVRLEHMLGKENATSASESLSSFSLGLEDGCALQGLLEDLKKEIDTKERVLRDRQAELERSQEQLAGTERQLKHLQAKQSTFDSQRAALEDKILNLEQIVDDQGRIIMMLKSQNTNLQQQAEDLKETLHQYRDNLQKTSEEKVAIEDECKNQLVTISNLRVALEETKRSGSSSVNTLHEVVENLQLEVLLLSEQLNDAFKENIAKDNELDRYRDSNLQLRCQLAEMSRELGELRELSDTVNMRQELTEQRSRYFALLKNDVHQMQEQLNGVRSEIVSRQQDLGHLSFFREKCAEMERIHEVELCQQRTKHSNELKELRREIEHLSNQLADSVDSSKQHEQTVEQLATLQATILELGEHNKVLEKTIQSYQDSIVQLEQQLGGSEHRLSIMKQELDELRVRCTGQENKIGSLRTEKDRVATELSTHRRMCKCGFNNGTSSRERAKTPLSHSLQKQLDQKTREATRAQEELVQRCEDWKKREAEYVEHRILSTEQTTKLIEQLSELKGRNSILEQSMYAKSELLDRLQHNLRDVNRKLASKQEQLTEVERKYASAVDSLEKAQKDALVCEKRCMEELSNVRRCSMDQKNQLQQYETQIGRLRVEVNELMQRCEHITNERDEVRTEMHGLRERLASYEGKESALCEVVKANQDELAIKSTRLLELEETNLKLSSSLQQVQSLSEGLSKQYHHAQAELDQVREMSAKLMEFKQQTLTTKDLTRKSLAEWKEREACYNQEILRLKKRTEMLEQDRTKLVSKLHGYHRDNTLLSRKMQQQQQHLQQPPSRQHSPYDDNRRGINLTPLHQTFYPPEAYKLARSSSDPNCNESNELMQKVEFTSSQLQQIRKFWHQGIKEAFPTAEP, via the exons AGTACAACTTCCTCGGCCAAGGAAGGTGAGCAGGAGGACGACAAAACGTTCGATCTTCAACTCTCTGCCAGCAGATCGTTCCATTCGACCATATCTGAAGATGATTCCGGCCTTACAACGGTGGAACCCTTGCCCATCGTCAGTGTTTCCACGGACCTGTTTGGCACGATACAGAAGCAAAGTGAAACCGAGTCCCAGTGTGTGGCAACGCTGAAACGGGAGCTGGCCGACATGCACAATCAGCTGCACGAATACAAACGACGAGCGCTCAGCGTTACACCGGAGCTGACGCAAGGAGTGACCGACCAGACATTTTCACGATTACGCACGGTCTGCGCGGAATTGCTCCAGAGTACTGGAAAGTTTGTTTGTGTCCCCGGTGGCAGTCCGGTGGAGACGGGACGGTTTGAGGACGTTGAACATTTGATCACACTGCTGCAAGATCGTTGTGAGGCACTGTGTCGGAAGCTATCTGAACACGCTAGCAGTACGGTAGATCAGGACGAAGGTATCGGCAGTGGGAACACGTCCCGGATGGGCACACTATCGGAGCTGCCGGCACACCAGCTTAGCCAGCAGGAGCGTCAGTATGCGGAAGCTGTCGTCAGTGCGATGGCTGTACGGCTGGAGCATATG TTGGGCAAGGAAAACGCCACCAGTGCGAGTGAATCGTTGAGCTCGTTCTCGCTCGGACTAGAGGACGGTTGTGCGCTACAGGGATTGCTTGAGGATCTTAAGAAAGAGATCGATACCAAGGAACGGGTGTTGCGTGATCGGCAGGCCGAGCTGGAGCGGTCACAAGAGCAGCTAGCCGGCACTGAAAGACAGTTGAAGCATTTGCAAGCGAAGCAGAGCACCTTCGACAGTCAAAGGGCTGCCCTCGAGGACAAG ATCTTGAACCTGGAGCAAATAGTAGACGATCAGGGCCGAATCATAATGATGTTGAAATCGCAAAACACCAATCTGCAGCAACAGGCAGAAGATCTCAAGGAAACG CTACACCAGTATCGGGATAATTTGCAGAAAACCAGCGAGGAGAAGGTCGCCATCGAGGACGAG TGCAAAAACCAGCTCGTCACGATCTCTAATCTGCGCGTTGCCCTagaggaaacgaaacgcaGCGGCAGCTCATCC GTCAATACGTTGCACGAGGTCGTCGAGAACTTGCAGCTCGAGGTGCTTCTGCTCAGTGAGCAGCTAAACGATGCGTTCAAGGAG AACATTGCCAAGGATAACGAGCTAGACCGGTACCGGGACTCTAATCTACAGCTTCGATGCCAGCTGGCCGAGATGAGCCGCGAGCTAGGGGAACTGCGTGAGCTGAGCGACACCGTTAACATGCGGCAGGAG CTAACCGAACAACGAAGCCGTTATTTTGCGCTGCTCAAAAATGATGTCCACCAGATGCAGGAACAGCTGAACGGCGTTCGAAGTGAGATCGTTTCGAGGCAGCAAGATCTAGGCCATCTAAGCTTCTTCCGGGAAAAGTGCGCCGAAATG GAGCGAATACACGAAGTGGAACTGTGCCAGCAACGCACCAAGCATTCCAACGAGCTGAAAGAGCTACGCCGTGAGATAGAGCATCTGAGCAACCAACTGGCCGATTCGGTGGACTCG AGTAAACAGCACGAGCAAACTGTGGAGCAGCTGGCAACGCTGCAAGCAACAATCTTGGAACTTGGTGAGCACAATAAGGTGCTGGAAAAGACAATACAATCATATCAGGATAGTATCGTGCAGCTGGAGCAACAGTTGGGCGGCTCCGAGCACCGGCTTTCGATCATGAAGCAAGAGCTGGATGAGCTACGGGTGCGCTGTACCGGACAGGAGAACAAAATTGGAAGTTTAAGAACGGAAAAGGACCGAGTGGCGACTGAGCTTAGTACGCACCGGAGGATGTGTAAATGCGGTTTCAACAACGGTACGAGCTCTCGTGAAAGG GCTAAGACGCCATTGTCACACTCGCTTCAGAAGCAGTTGGATCAGAAAACTAGGGAAGCTACGCGAGCACAGGAGGAGTTAGTGCAACGCTGCGAAGACTGGAAAAAGCGGGAAGCCGAATACGTGGAGCATCGAATTTTGTCTACAGAGCAGACGACCAAATTGATAGAGCAACTGAGCGAACTGAAGGGACGAAACAGCATTCTGGAGCAGTCGATGTACGCAAAGAGTGAGCTGCTCGATCGGTTGCAACATAACTTGCGCGATGTTAATCGGAAGTTAGCCTCGAAGCAGGAACAACTAACGGAGGTTGAGCGGAAATATGCCAG TGCAGTGGATTCACTCGAAAAAGCCCAAAAGGATGCGCTGGTGTGTGAGAAACGGTGTATGGAGGAGCTGAGCAATGTGCGCCGGTGTTCGATGGATCAAAAAAATCAGTTACAGCAGTACGAAACGCAGATCGGTCGCTTGCGAGTGGAAGTGAATGAACTAATGCAACGTTGTGAACACATTACCAATGAG CGCGATGAAGTACGCACCGAGATGCATGGTCTACGAGAACGGTTGGCATCGTACGAGGGCAAGGAAAGTGCCCTTTGTGAGGTGGTCAAAGCTAATCAGGATGAACTGGCAATCAAGTCGACGCGTTTATTG GAATTGGAAGAGACGAACCTAAAGCTGAGCTCTAGTTTGCAGCAAGTACAGAGCTTAAGTGAAGGTCTGAGTAAACAATACCACCACGCGCAGGCAGAGCTGGACCAGGTGCGAGAAATGTCGGCCAAGTTGATGGagttcaaacaacaaacgctGACTACGAAGGATCTTACCCGCAAGAGCTTGGCCGAGTGGAAGGAAAGAGAGGCCTGTTACAATCAGGAGATTCTGAGACTGAAGAAGCGCACTGAAATGCTGGAACAGGATCGAACGAAGTTGGTCAGCAAGCTGCATGGTTACCATCGTGACAACACATTGCTGAGTCGGAaaatgcaacaacagcagcagcacctacaGCAACCACCTTCTCGTCAGCATTCGCCTTACGACGATAATCGGAG aGGCATTAATCTGACGCCACTTCATCAAACGTTTTATCCACCGGAAGCATACAAACTAGCACGCTCCAGTAGCGACCCAAACTGCAACGAG TCGAACGAATTGATGCAGAAGGTGGAATTCACTAGTAGTCAGCTGCAGCAAATCAGGAAATTTTGGCACCAGGGTATCAAGGAAGCGTTTCCGACTGCAGAACCATGA